From Candidatus Omnitrophota bacterium, a single genomic window includes:
- the gmhA gene encoding D-sedoheptulose 7-phosphate isomerase, with translation MRDEITDILLESIHVKEQILRNNIGQIKEIADILIESLKKGGKALIFGNGGSAADAQHMAAEFIGRFKKDRSALAAISLNTNTSVLTSLANDYGYEVIFAKQVEALGQKNDIIFAISTSGKAKNVALGIKQAKKMGIRSIALTGGDGGELAKLADVALIVPSNITARIQESHITIIHIICELVEQTLCQDVK, from the coding sequence ATGAGAGATGAAATAACAGATATACTTTTGGAAAGCATTCATGTCAAAGAACAAATCCTGCGCAACAACATCGGGCAAATTAAAGAAATTGCCGACATCCTAATTGAAAGCCTGAAAAAAGGCGGTAAAGCTTTAATCTTTGGCAACGGCGGTTCTGCTGCAGACGCCCAGCATATGGCGGCCGAATTTATTGGAAGATTTAAAAAAGACAGGAGTGCGTTGGCTGCGATTTCCTTAAACACCAATACTTCTGTTCTAACTTCCCTGGCAAATGATTATGGCTACGAAGTCATCTTTGCTAAGCAGGTTGAGGCTTTAGGACAAAAGAATGACATAATATTTGCTATTTCAACAAGCGGAAAAGCGAAAAATGTTGCTTTAGGAATAAAACAAGCAAAAAAGATGGGTATTCGGTCTATTGCACTTACTGGTGGCGACGGCGGGGAACTTGCTAAACTTGCTGACGTAGCTTTAATTGTTCCATCCAATATAACCGCCAGGATTCAGGAATCACATATAACCATAATACATATTATCTGTGAACTCGTGGAGCAAACACTTTGTCAAGACGTAAAATAA
- a CDS encoding 6-phosphofructokinase has protein sequence MTKVGVLTGGGDCPGLNPVIRAAVRKGLLEGYEFVGIKNGWKGLVMADTMPLDSLAVSGILPKGGTILGTSRTNPYKKEGDVQKVKDNFKKLGLDALIAIGGEDTLGVASKLTKDGLPNIVGVPKTIDNDLSATDYTFGFDTAINVATECIDRLHTTAESHHRIIVAEVMGRHAGWIAIESGIAGGADVILIPEVPIDMDEVCEIIKKRHARGKTFSIVVVAEGAHFKDNSLVLQEQKLDAFGHVRLGGIGEALAAEIEKRTGFETRVSVLGHIQRGGTPTAFDRVLGTRFGVKAVELIKNKKFGRMVALQGIKIIDVPLEEAVKALKLVDMELYDIAKVFFG, from the coding sequence ATGACAAAGGTTGGAGTTCTTACAGGCGGAGGAGATTGTCCGGGTTTAAATCCAGTTATCAGGGCAGCAGTACGAAAAGGTTTACTTGAAGGATATGAATTTGTTGGAATAAAAAATGGCTGGAAAGGCCTTGTTATGGCTGACACTATGCCTTTAGATAGTTTGGCGGTTTCAGGGATCCTGCCAAAAGGCGGGACCATCCTCGGAACAAGCAGAACTAATCCTTATAAAAAAGAAGGCGATGTTCAAAAAGTAAAAGATAACTTTAAAAAACTTGGCCTTGATGCATTGATTGCAATCGGAGGAGAAGACACTCTTGGTGTTGCATCAAAATTAACCAAAGACGGATTGCCTAATATCGTCGGAGTTCCCAAAACTATAGATAACGACCTTTCAGCTACTGATTATACTTTTGGTTTTGACACAGCGATTAACGTTGCAACAGAATGTATTGACAGATTGCATACGACCGCAGAAAGCCACCATCGGATTATTGTTGCAGAAGTTATGGGAAGGCACGCCGGCTGGATCGCAATTGAATCCGGTATTGCCGGAGGAGCTGATGTAATCCTTATCCCTGAAGTTCCCATTGATATGGATGAAGTCTGTGAAATCATAAAAAAGAGACATGCCAGAGGAAAAACTTTCAGTATTGTTGTTGTCGCTGAGGGCGCTCATTTTAAAGATAACAGCCTTGTGCTGCAAGAACAAAAGCTTGACGCTTTTGGCCATGTAAGGCTTGGCGGTATCGGAGAAGCCCTTGCTGCTGAAATTGAAAAAAGGACGGGCTTTGAAACAAGAGTAAGTGTGCTTGGACACATTCAAAGAGGAGGAACTCCTACCGCATTTGACAGAGTTTTAGGAACGCGCTTCGGAGTAAAAGCCGTTGAATTAATAAAGAATAAAAAATTCGGGAGAATGGTTGCTCTGCAAGGAATAAAAATCATAGACGTTCCATTAGAAGAAGCAGTAAAAGCATTAAAACTGGTAGATATGGAGCTATACGACATTGCTAAAGTTTTCTTTGGCTAA
- a CDS encoding thiamine-phosphate pyrophosphorylase, which translates to MSKPLKTKAINRIIDANINRAKEGLRVTEEITRFILDNRSLTEDLKKIRHSLDSILNKFPAKKELLEQRYSLRDVGFDIFVKSEFKRKDFKDIFFANMQRVKESIRVLEEFSKLIDTKIASGFKKIRYNIYETEKKIAKKILSLPNHR; encoded by the coding sequence TTGTCAAAACCTTTAAAAACTAAAGCAATCAACAGGATTATTGACGCGAATATTAATCGTGCTAAAGAAGGCCTGCGCGTTACAGAAGAAATCACCCGCTTCATCCTTGATAACCGCTCTTTAACAGAAGATTTAAAAAAGATCAGGCACTCATTGGATAGCATTCTAAATAAATTTCCCGCCAAGAAAGAATTGCTTGAACAAAGATACAGCCTAAGGGACGTCGGGTTTGATATTTTTGTTAAAAGTGAATTTAAACGCAAAGATTTTAAAGATATTTTCTTTGCGAATATGCAACGCGTTAAAGAATCAATCAGGGTCTTGGAGGAGTTTTCCAAACTAATAGATACAAAAATTGCTTCTGGATTTAAGAAAATCAGGTACAACATCTATGAAACTGAGAAAAAAATTGCTAAAAAAATCCTTTCTTTACCTAATCATAGATAA
- a CDS encoding Asp23/Gls24 family envelope stress response protein encodes MQNDESRTDLGTIKIHKNVVASVASIAATEIEGVKRIGVSFRSSLLELLGKKDLSNIKVEFDKNYGVKIEVPLVIQYGYNIPEIANKAQENIRQALEKMTNLSIKDIDISIQSIEK; translated from the coding sequence ATGCAGAATGACGAATCCCGCACAGACTTAGGCACAATCAAAATCCATAAAAACGTCGTTGCTTCTGTAGCTTCAATTGCCGCAACCGAGATTGAAGGCGTCAAACGTATTGGGGTAAGTTTCCGGAGCAGCTTATTGGAATTACTGGGAAAAAAAGATTTATCAAATATTAAAGTAGAATTTGATAAAAATTACGGGGTAAAAATTGAAGTGCCTTTAGTCATACAATATGGATACAATATACCGGAAATCGCCAATAAGGCACAGGAGAACATTCGTCAGGCATTAGAAAAAATGACAAATCTCTCAATAAAAGATATTGATATTAGTATCCAAAGCATAGAAAAATAA
- the rfaE2 gene encoding D-glycero-beta-D-manno-heptose 1-phosphate adenylyltransferase — translation MSRRKIKTTSQIKKIASGLHRQGKKIVFTNGCFDLIHFGHVMYLEKARSKGDILILGLNSDSSVKRIKGNKRPIVSQDDRAGVLEALESVDYVVIFNEDTPLETIKAIKPDALVKGSDWKKNNIVGAEFVRSYGGKIYTITLASGRSTTNLINKIVKTFKN, via the coding sequence TTGTCAAGACGTAAAATAAAAACTACAAGCCAGATCAAGAAAATTGCTTCAGGCCTTCATAGGCAAGGAAAAAAAATCGTTTTTACTAACGGTTGTTTTGATTTAATACATTTCGGCCACGTGATGTATTTAGAAAAAGCAAGATCAAAAGGCGACATCCTCATCCTCGGGCTAAATTCGGATTCTTCGGTAAAAAGGATTAAAGGAAACAAAAGGCCCATAGTAAGCCAAGACGATAGAGCAGGAGTCCTTGAAGCCTTGGAAAGCGTTGATTATGTCGTAATCTTTAATGAAGATACCCCTCTTGAAACCATTAAAGCAATAAAACCCGATGCACTGGTTAAGGGAAGCGATTGGAAAAAAAATAATATAGTAGGTGCCGAATTTGTAAGAAGCTATGGCGGGAAAATTTACACCATTACTTTGGCTTCCGGGCGCTCAACTACAAACTTAATCAATAAAATTGTCAAAACCTTTAAAAACTAA
- the accC gene encoding acetyl-CoA carboxylase biotin carboxylase subunit: MFSKILIANRGEIAVRIIRACRELGIRTVAVFSEADRNSLHVRLADEAICIGQAASSNSYLNIPAIISAAEITDVEAIHPGYGFLAENAHFAEICQSCKITFIGPTPENIRLMGDKMAARAAMKKAGLPIVPGSQNPVKNKDEAIKTAKMTGYPVIIKAAAGGGGKGMRICHNDLTLVSSLMTAQAEAEANFGNSSVYIEKYVEKPRHVEIQIMADKYGHIVHLGERDCSIQRRHQKLLEESPSPAVDAKLRKRLGEAALRGVKSAGYSSVGTIEFLLDKNNNFYFMEMNTRIQVEHSVTEMVTGIDLVKEQIRIAAGEKLKIQQEDIQIKGAAIECRINAEDFENNFMPCPGKIETLYLPGGPGVRIDTHIYPGYSISPYYDSLVAKVITHGKNRQEAISIMQRALGEFYIAPIKTTIAFHKQLLSNALFLKGDISTHFVQEMMKQGQKGEE, from the coding sequence ATGTTTTCTAAAATCCTGATTGCAAATCGCGGCGAAATTGCCGTAAGAATTATCCGTGCCTGTAGAGAATTAGGCATCCGCACTGTAGCTGTTTTCTCTGAAGCTGACAGAAATTCACTCCACGTACGCCTTGCTGATGAGGCAATCTGTATTGGGCAGGCAGCAAGTTCCAACAGCTATCTAAATATACCAGCAATAATCAGCGCCGCAGAAATTACCGACGTTGAAGCAATTCATCCCGGATACGGTTTCCTGGCAGAAAACGCACATTTTGCTGAAATCTGCCAATCCTGTAAGATTACTTTTATCGGCCCTACTCCTGAAAACATCCGCCTAATGGGAGATAAAATGGCGGCACGCGCTGCAATGAAAAAAGCTGGGCTGCCTATTGTCCCAGGAAGCCAAAATCCTGTAAAAAATAAAGATGAAGCAATCAAAACCGCAAAAATGACCGGTTATCCGGTTATTATTAAAGCAGCTGCTGGTGGCGGCGGAAAAGGTATGAGAATTTGCCACAATGATTTAACACTCGTCTCAAGCTTAATGACAGCACAAGCTGAAGCAGAAGCTAATTTCGGAAACTCTTCCGTTTATATTGAAAAATACGTAGAAAAACCCCGCCATGTTGAGATCCAAATCATGGCCGATAAATACGGGCATATCGTACATTTAGGAGAAAGAGACTGCAGTATCCAAAGAAGGCACCAAAAATTATTAGAAGAATCCCCTTCGCCGGCAGTTGATGCTAAGCTGCGCAAACGGCTGGGCGAAGCAGCGCTAAGAGGAGTAAAATCTGCCGGATACAGCAGCGTTGGCACCATAGAATTTCTTCTTGATAAAAACAATAACTTCTATTTTATGGAAATGAATACAAGGATACAGGTTGAGCATTCTGTTACTGAGATGGTAACCGGTATTGACCTTGTCAAAGAACAAATCCGCATTGCCGCGGGTGAAAAACTTAAAATCCAGCAAGAAGATATCCAGATTAAAGGCGCTGCTATTGAGTGCCGGATTAACGCGGAAGACTTTGAGAATAACTTCATGCCATGCCCGGGTAAAATTGAAACATTGTATTTGCCGGGCGGCCCGGGTGTCAGGATTGATACGCATATTTATCCGGGATATTCAATTTCTCCTTACTATGATTCACTTGTCGCTAAAGTAATAACTCATGGGAAAAACCGCCAAGAGGCGATTAGTATTATGCAAAGAGCTTTAGGGGAATTTTATATCGCGCCCATTAAAACAACCATAGCTTTTCATAAACAGCTTTTAAGCAATGCCTTATTCTTAAAAGGTGATATTTCCACGCATTTTGTCCAAGAAATGATGAAACAAGGACAAAAAGGGGAAGAATAA
- the amaP gene encoding alkaline shock response membrane anchor protein AmaP yields MRALGVFFYTTILVIIGLLMMVFSVAFSFEKLQPLCEKYISNTLLIIQGNANYRIIIFLSGLLLILISFSLAQLILSRFQREKTIAFSTPSGKITVALTAVEDLIRRLSNLISEVKELRPTVIANRKGIIIVDLRVILKSEANMPELTSRLQEMTKSEIQRVLGLEQEPVINIHIAKIASIEEKDKKRKEFDKQEPTIPFSGYGRV; encoded by the coding sequence ATGAGGGCATTAGGCGTTTTCTTTTATACAACAATCCTCGTTATTATCGGATTACTCATGATGGTTTTTTCTGTGGCATTTTCTTTTGAAAAACTTCAGCCTCTTTGTGAAAAATATATCTCTAACACTCTTCTAATAATTCAAGGCAATGCCAACTACCGGATAATCATCTTCCTCTCGGGTTTATTGCTAATATTGATCAGTTTTTCACTTGCACAATTAATCTTATCCCGTTTCCAAAGAGAAAAAACAATAGCTTTCTCAACCCCTTCAGGGAAAATTACCGTCGCGTTAACGGCCGTTGAAGACCTAATCAGAAGGCTTTCAAACCTTATTTCAGAAGTAAAAGAGCTAAGGCCTACCGTAATTGCAAATAGAAAAGGAATCATCATCGTTGATTTAAGAGTAATACTGAAATCTGAAGCAAACATGCCCGAACTTACTTCCCGGCTTCAGGAAATGACAAAATCGGAAATCCAGAGGGTTTTAGGGCTTGAACAAGAACCCGTTATCAACATACACATAGCGAAAATTGCTTCAATAGAAGAAAAAGATAAAAAAAGAAAAGAATTTGACAAACAAGAGCCGACAATACCATTTAGTGGTTACGGCAGAGTTTAA